The genomic DNA AACAATATGCAATCTTCTTAACTTTTTCCGGCATAGTATAACCAAATTTTCTCTGCTTTGGACCATGAGCAACACCGCCATGCCTCCACTGAATAGACCTGGTAGAACCTTGCCTTGCTCTGCCTGTTCCCTTTTGATTCCACGGTTTCTTTCCACCGCCGGAAACTTCGCCTCTGGTTTTAACTTTAACAGTGCCCCGTCTTTCGTTATTTAATTCGTTCAGCACAGCTTCTGTTATAAGGTCTTTTCTTGGAGCAATCCCAAAATAATCATCTTTTAACGAAACATCTCCAACTTCTTTACCTGACATATCAAGTACATTTAACTTTGGCACTACT from Candidatus Firestonebacteria bacterium RIFOXYD2_FULL_39_29 includes the following:
- a CDS encoding 50S ribosomal protein L4, giving the protein MPKLNVLDMSGKEVGDVSLKDDYFGIAPRKDLITEAVLNELNNERRGTVKVKTRGEVSGGGKKPWNQKGTGRARQGSTRSIQWRHGGVAHGPKQRKFGYTMPEKVKKIAYCSIMSEKIKENALVIISEMNYSKPKTKDAVNTLKNIKVFGLKTLIVSDKKDDVLKKSIANLDGTKLIYLTNINCHDLLNYERLVFTKDAIINLEKQLEK